A section of the bacterium genome encodes:
- a CDS encoding Glu/Leu/Phe/Val dehydrogenase, translated as MADKSFNAFAMAQQQFDRVAEMLGLDQATRDLLRNPDREFQFNVPVRMDDGSMKIFRGFRVQHNDARGPCKGGIRFHPQETVDTVRALATWMTWKCAVVNIPLGGGKGGVICDPHHLSQREQEGLCRGWVQQVSGYIGPVQDVPAPDVMTNGQHMLWMMDEYEKIHRGHFPGMITGKPLGMGGSEGRTEATGYGVVYTLREALKRKGVDIAKTTASFQGFGNVSQYGVDLYTKLGGRAICVSSWDQADQTSYTFKKSSGIDLHELQGMADRFGGIDKDKAKAAGYEVLPGDAWIEQDVDILLPCALENQVNATTVKKISKRVKFMAEGANGPTTPEADEIMFANGVYTIPDFLCNAGGVTCSYFEQVQCNMNYFWPKDEVLERLDAIMTKAFHGVADLAEAQNVHMRDAAYMIAIQRVAEACRLRGRV; from the coding sequence ATGGCCGACAAGTCGTTCAACGCTTTCGCGATGGCCCAGCAGCAGTTCGACCGCGTGGCCGAGATGCTGGGTCTTGACCAGGCGACGCGGGACCTGCTGCGCAATCCCGACCGCGAGTTCCAGTTCAACGTCCCGGTGCGCATGGACGACGGGAGCATGAAGATCTTCCGCGGCTTCCGCGTGCAGCACAACGACGCGCGCGGCCCCTGCAAGGGCGGCATCCGCTTCCACCCCCAGGAGACCGTCGACACGGTGCGCGCGCTGGCCACCTGGATGACCTGGAAGTGCGCCGTGGTCAACATCCCGCTGGGCGGCGGCAAGGGCGGCGTGATCTGCGACCCGCACCACCTGTCCCAGCGCGAGCAGGAGGGGCTGTGCCGGGGCTGGGTCCAGCAGGTCTCCGGCTACATCGGCCCGGTCCAGGACGTGCCCGCTCCCGACGTGATGACCAACGGCCAGCACATGCTGTGGATGATGGACGAGTACGAGAAGATCCACCGCGGCCACTTCCCCGGCATGATCACCGGCAAGCCCCTGGGCATGGGCGGCAGCGAGGGCCGCACCGAGGCCACCGGTTACGGGGTCGTCTACACGCTGCGCGAGGCGCTGAAGCGCAAGGGCGTCGACATCGCCAAGACCACGGCTTCCTTCCAGGGCTTCGGCAACGTCTCCCAGTACGGCGTCGACCTGTACACGAAGCTGGGCGGCCGCGCGATCTGCGTCTCGAGCTGGGACCAGGCCGACCAGACCAGCTACACCTTCAAGAAGTCGTCCGGGATCGACCTGCACGAGCTGCAGGGCATGGCGGACCGCTTCGGCGGCATCGACAAGGACAAGGCCAAGGCCGCCGGCTACGAGGTGCTGCCGGGCGACGCCTGGATCGAGCAGGACGTCGACATCCTGCTGCCCTGCGCCCTGGAGAACCAGGTCAACGCCACGACGGTCAAGAAGATCAGCAAGCGCGTGAAGTTCATGGCCGAGGGCGCCAACGGCCCGACCACGCCCGAGGCGGACGAGATCATGTTCGCCAACGGCGTCTACACGATCCCCGACTTCCTGTGCAACGCCGGCGGCGTGACCTGCTCGTACTTCGAGCAGGTCCAGTGCAACATGAACTACTTCTGGCCCAAGGACGAGGTCCTGGAGCGCCTGGACGCCATCATGACCAAGGCCTTCCACGGCGTGGCCGACCTGGCCGAGGCCCAGAACGTGCACATGCGCGACGCGGCGTACATGATCGCCATCCAGCGCGTGGCCGAGGCCTGCCGCCTGCGCGGCCGGGTCTAG
- a CDS encoding RNA polymerase sigma factor: MNAEPSGRPALTVERDTARDHEKTWRTLYEETCRPLFNFLCYQTGDRDTALDLLQETYVTAMRSMSTYRGEAPVLGWLRAIALRKTLDWRRGLRRRLGHLRAFALDTASDMKVTPPEPVDAVVDPAFRAALMRLPAQQRAALLLRELEELPFREVAACLGCAEATARVHHHRACQSMRALLQDANGDLDVIRGGRS; this comes from the coding sequence ATGAACGCGGAACCCTCAGGACGACCCGCCTTGACCGTCGAGCGCGACACGGCACGGGACCACGAGAAGACCTGGCGGACCCTCTACGAAGAGACCTGCCGGCCGCTCTTCAACTTCCTGTGCTACCAGACCGGTGATCGCGACACCGCCCTGGACCTGCTGCAGGAGACCTACGTCACGGCGATGCGCAGCATGTCGACGTACCGGGGCGAGGCCCCGGTGCTCGGCTGGCTGCGCGCCATCGCCCTGCGCAAGACCCTGGACTGGCGGCGCGGGCTGCGCCGCCGGCTCGGGCACCTGCGCGCGTTCGCCCTCGACACCGCCTCCGACATGAAGGTCACGCCCCCCGAACCCGTGGACGCCGTCGTCGATCCCGCCTTCCGGGCGGCCCTGATGCGGCTGCCCGCGCAGCAGCGGGCGGCCCTGCTGCTGCGGGAACTCGAGGAACTCCCGTTCCGCGAGGTCGCGGCTTGCCTCGGCTGCGCCGAGGCCACCGCGCGGGTCCACCACCACCGGGCGTGCCAGAGCATGCGGGCATTGCTCCAGGACGCGAACGGCGACCTGGACGTCATCCGAGGAGGCCGGTCATGA
- a CDS encoding CDGSH iron-sulfur domain-containing protein — MDKPRIAETRPKVLELQPGTYYYCSCGESRSQPFCDGSHTGTAFAPLKFEIAETTRAALCQCKRSREEPHCDGSHKLYTQGETR; from the coding sequence GTGGACAAGCCCCGGATCGCCGAGACACGGCCCAAGGTGCTCGAGCTGCAGCCCGGCACCTACTACTACTGCTCGTGCGGGGAGTCGCGGAGCCAGCCCTTCTGCGACGGCTCGCACACGGGCACGGCGTTCGCGCCGCTGAAGTTCGAAATCGCCGAGACCACCCGCGCCGCCCTCTGCCAGTGCAAGCGCTCCCGCGAGGAGCCGCACTGCGACGGCAGCCACAAACTCTACACGCAAGGAGAGACGCGATGA